The Halorussus gelatinilyticus genome contains the following window.
CCGGGTACGTCGGGCGGCGTGAGTTGGAGCGGGACCAGCGTCTCGACCAGTAGGTGAGCGACCGGCATCTCACATCCCCTCCACGAGGTCGGTGAACCGGTCGGCCACGTCCTCGCGGCGCTTCACCGAGAGCGTGAGCGACCCCTCCTCTAACTCGACGGTCACGCGCTCCAACCGCGGGGAGTACACCTTGTGGTGGTGGCCCGCGGTCGGGTCGAGTTTGGTCCGCTCCTCCACGAGGTCACAGGCCCGCAGGTCCTCCAGACGCCGGTAGACGGTCGGCTCCGATACGCCGCATCGTTCGCTCAGTGCGTTGGCTGACATGGGTTCGATACTCGTAGCTGTGAGGATGTCGCGGACGGTCTCGTCTTCGAGGAGCGCGGCGATGTCCTCGACCTCGCAGTCCTCACTCACTGGTATCGGGCTACTGATGGAATCGGCATAAAAGTGTATCGACGGCTTCAGCGCGTGAAGTCGCGGTCCCGGTACTAACGACCCGGCGGTCGTAGCCGAAATCGAGATGACGACTTCGCTCACCCGACTCGACGCTCGTCTG
Protein-coding sequences here:
- a CDS encoding ArsR/SmtB family transcription factor, producing MSEDCEVEDIAALLEDETVRDILTATSIEPMSANALSERCGVSEPTVYRRLEDLRACDLVEERTKLDPTAGHHHKVYSPRLERVTVELEEGSLTLSVKRREDVADRFTDLVEGM